A genomic region of Papaver somniferum cultivar HN1 chromosome 7, ASM357369v1, whole genome shotgun sequence contains the following coding sequences:
- the LOC113298310 gene encoding uncharacterized protein At4g15970-like, which translates to MYKKILSTVMPCSSSSSSSETLATKTADSSPSTTAAGYSIFHRRNLTLSLLVGVVLGLPCLIYFNDLIPSQILSLSSFYGSSSSFKVDERLKEVLEKAAMKDKTVILTTLNEAWATPNSVVDLFLESFRIGERTQNLSSNLVIIALDSKAYNRCMEIHPHCYALTTSGVDFSEEAYFMSPDYLVMMWRRIDFLRTVLEMGYNFVFTDADIMWFRNPFERFYHGSDFQIACDYYNGNSRDLRNAPNGGFTYVQSNKRTKQFYKYWYESRKRHPGKHDQDVLNIIKKEKSFRRIGLKMRFLNTAYFGGLCQPSRNLNEVCTMHVNCCYGLDNKLHDLNVMLDDWRKFMSLSPHSRKSWKSSWTLPQNCSLGNFHPHPSKKDAKQEKRN; encoded by the exons ATGTATAAGAAGATACTATCAACAGTGatgccttgttcttcttcttcttcttcatcagaaaCATTAGCAACAAAAACAGCTGATTCATCGCCGTCGACTACAGCAGCTGGTTATAGTATCTTTCATCGTCGGAATTTGACGTTATCTCTGCTAGTGGGTGTAGTCCTGGGACTACCTTGTTTGATTTATTTCAACGATTTAATTCCATCTCAGATACTTTCCCTCTCATCCTTCTACGGTTCCTCTTCTTCG TTCAAGGTGGACGAAAGACTGAAGGAAGTTCTCGAGAAGGCAGCAATGAAAGATAAAACTGTGATCTTAACCACATTAAATGAAGCGTGGGCAACTCCTAATTCAGTAGTCGATCTTTTTCTGGAGAGCTTCCGAATAGGAGAGCGAACCCAAAATCTGTCGAGTAATTTGGTCATCATTGCATTGGATAGTAAAGCTTATAACCGTTGCATGGAGATACACCCTCACTGCTATGCTCTTACTACGTCAGGAGTTGATTTTTCTGAGGAAGCCTATTTTATGAGCCCTGATTACTTGGTTATGATGTGGAGGAGGATTGATTTTCTTCGCACAGTTCTTGAGATGGGTTACAACTTCGTCTTTACG GATGCTGATATAATGTGGTTCCGAAATCCATTTGAACGATTTTACCACGGTTCGGATTTTCAAATTGCTTGTGATTACTACAACGGGAATTCACGGGACTTGAGAAATGCCCCAAATGGAGGATTTACATATGTTCAGTCCAACAAGAGAACAAAGCAATTTTACAAGTATTGGTATGAGTCGAGAAAAAGGCACCCTGGTAAACACGATCAAGATGTCCTCAATATAATTAAGAAAGAGAAATCTTTCAGAAGAATAGGATTGAAGATGAGGTTCCTGAATACAGCATACTTTGGAGGATTATGTCAACCAAGTAGGAATCTGAATGAAGTTTGCACAATGCATGTGAATTGCTGTTACGGTTTGGATAACAAGCTTCACGACCTGAATGTTATGCTTGATGATTGGAGAAAGTTTATGTCTTTATCACCACACTCCAGGAAATCATGGAAATCATCTTGGACTTTGCCACAAAATTGCAG